Within Streptomyces sp. SS1-1, the genomic segment ATCCGGGCCGTCAGCCGTAACGCCGCCGACCTGGGATTCCGTGCCGAGCCCGGTGCGATCGGGGCCAGTGCGATCGGGGCCAGTGCGGTCGAGTCCGACGGCGGTTCCGCCCGGCCGGGGGGCACCCTCACCCCGCCCGCCGGTACCCCGGCCGAGCCGGGCTCGAGGGACCACACGGCCACCCCCCACCCCCTCCACCCCATCCTCGCCGACCACCCCCGCGTCCTGGCCCAAGCCGCCGCCCACCGTGCCCCCGATCGTCTTGCCCGGCACCTCGTCAGCGTCGCCGATGCCGTGCTGCCCCTGCTGCCCGCGGTGCTGCCGCGCGGGGCGGAGAAACCCTCGGCCACCCACCGTGCCCGGCTCGCGCTCGCCGAAGCCGCCGGGGCGGTGCTGGCCGGTGGCCTGTCCCTGCTCGGCATCGACGCACCCGAACATCTCTGAGGAAGCCGACAAGAGTCATGAGCCGTTCCGCACACCCCGCCGGGCCCCGTCACGCCGACGTCCTCCCCGAGGGGCACTACTCGGGCCCGCCCACGGACCTCAACGCCCTCGACCCCAAGGTGTGGGCCCGGACCGTCGCCCGGGGCGACGACGGTGTCGTCACCGTCGGCGGGGTCGACGTGCAGACCCTCGCCGAACAGCACGGCACCCCCGCCTACGTCCTCGACGAGGCCGACTTCCGGGCCCGCGCCCGCGCCTGGCGCGAGGCCTTCGGGCAGGACGCCGACGTCTTCTACGCGGGCAAGGCGTTCCTCTCCCGTGCCGTCGTGCGGTGGCTGCACGAGGAGGGGCTCAACCTCGACGTGTGCTCCGGCGGCGAGCTCGCCACCGCGCTGTCGGCCGGGATGCCCGCCGAGCGGATCGCCTTCCACGGGAACAACAAGTCCACGGGCGAGATCCGGCGCGCCGTCGAGGCCGGTGTGGGGCGGATCGTCCTCGACTCGTTCCAGGAGATCGTCCGCGTCGCCCACATCGCGCAGGAGCTGGGCCGGCGCCAGCGGGTGCAGATCCGTATCACCGTCGGCGTCGAGGCGCACACCCACGAGTTCATCGCCACCGCGCACGAGGACCAGAAGTTCGGCATCCCGCTGGCCGGCGGGCAGGCCGCCGAGGCCGTGCGGCGGGCGTTGCAGCTCGACGGTCTCGAGCTCATCGGGATCCACTCCCACATCGGGTCGCAGATCTTCGACATGTCCGGGTTCGAGGTCGCCGCGCACCGCGTCGTCGGGCTGCTCAAGGACATCCGGGACGAGCACGGGGTCGAGCTGCCCGAGGTCGATCTCGGGGGCGGGCTCGGGATCGCCTACACCAGTGACGACGACCCGCGCGAGCCGCATGAGATCGCCAAGGCGCTGACGGAGATCGTCACCCGTGAGTGTGAGAGCGCCCGGCTGCGCACGCCGCGCATCTCCGTCGAGCCCGGGCGGGCCATCGTCGGGCCGACCGCCTTCACGCTCTACGAGGTCGGGACCGTCAAGCCCCTCGACGGGCTGCGCACGTACGTCTCCGTCGACGGCGGCATGTCCGACAACATCCGCACCGCGCTGTACGACGCCGAGTACAGCGTCGCCCTGGTGTCCCGGACCTCCGACGCCGAGCCCATGCTCGCCCGGGTCGTCGGCAAGCACTGTGAGAGCGGGGACATCGTCGTGAAGGACGCGTTCCTGCCGGCCGACCTGGCTCCGGGCGACCTCATCGCCGTACCGGCCACCGGCGCGTACTGCCGTTCCATGGCCAGCAACTACAACCACGTGCTGCGGCCGCCGGTCGTCGCCGTGCGCGACGGCGCCTCCCGGGAGATCGTGCGGCGGGAGACGGAGGAGGACCTCCTGCGGCTCGACGTCGGCTGATCCACGGCCGGAGCCCAGCGACGGCCATGGACACCGGGGTGGAAGATCTCCCGTCACCCACCCCGGTACAAATGAAATAGATGTCTCACGATCCGGACGAAGGGCAGAAACTTCCGTCCGGTGAGTGAGACTGGTGCAACCGTAGACGGTATGAGGAAACGAGGTCGGATGATGCGTACGCGTCCGCTGAAGGTGGCGCTGCTGGGCTGTGGAGTGGTCGGCTCAGAGGTGGCGCGCATCATGACGACGCACGCCGACGACCTCGCCGCCCGCATCGGCGCCCCGGTGGAGCTCGCGGGCGTGGCCGTACGGCGTCCCGCCAAGGTCCGTGAGGGCATCGACCCCGCGCTGGTCACCACCGATGCCACCGCCCTCGTCAAACGCGGCGACATCGACGTCGTCGTCGAGGTCATCGGGGGCATCGAGCCCGCCCGGACGCTCATCACCACCGCCTTCGAGCACGGCGCCTCCGTCGTCTCCGCCAACAAGGCGCTCCTCGCCCAGGACGGCGCCGCCCTGCACGCCGCCGCCGAGAAGCACGGCAAGGACCTCTACTACGAGGCCGCCGTCGCCGGCGCCATCCCGCTGATCCGCCCGCTGCGCGAGTCCCTCGCCGGCGACAAGGTCAACCGGGTGCTCGGGATCGTCAACGGGACGACGAACTTCATCCTCGACAAGATGGACTCGACGGGGGCCGGGTACCAGGAGGCCCTCGACGAGGCCACCGCCCTGGGGTACGCGGAGGCCGACCCGACCGCCGACGTCGAGGGGTTCGACGCGGCCGCCAAGGCGGCCATCCTCGCCGGCATCGCCTTCCACACGCGCGTGCGTCTCGACGACGTCTACCGCGAGGGCATGACCGAGGTGACCGCGGCCGACTTCGCCTCCGCCAAGGAGATGGGCTGCACCATCAAGCTGCTCGCCATCTGCGAGCGGGCCGCGGACGGCGGGTCCGTCACCGCGCGCGTGCACCCCGCGATGATCCCGCTGACCCATCCGCTGGCCTCCGTGCGCGGCGCGTACAACGCGGTGTTCGTGGAGTCCGACGCCAGCGGCCAGCTGATGTTCTACGGCCCCGGCGCGGGCGGCTCCCCGACCGCGTCCGCCGTGCTCGGCGACCTCGTCGCCGTCTGCCGCAACCGGCTCAACGGCGCGACCGGTCCCGGCGAATCCGCGTACGCGGCCCTTCCCGTCTCCGGGATGGGCGAGGTCGTCACGCGGTACCACATCAGCCTTGACGTGGCGGACAAGCCGGGCGTTCTCGCCCAGGTCGCGACCGTGTTCGCGGAGCACGGCGTGTCCATCGACACCGTCCGCCAGCAGGGCAAGGACGGCGAGGCCTCCCTCGTCGTCGTCACCCACCGTGCGTCCGACGCGGCCCTCGTCGGGACCGTCGAGGCGTTGCGCAAGCTCGACACCGTGCGGGGTGTCGCCAGCATCATGCGGGTTGAAGGAGAGTAACCAGCAATGACCCACCAGTGGCGCGGAATCATCGAGGAGTACCGGGACCGGCTGCCCGTCTCCGACACCACGCCGGTCGTGACGCTCCGTGAGGGCGGCACGCCGCTCGTGCCCGCGCAGGTGCTCTCCGAGCGCACGGGCTGCGAGGTCCACCTCAAGGTGGAGGGCGCGAACCCGACCGGGTCCTTCAAGGACCGCGGCATGACCATGGCCATCACGCGGGCCAAGGAGGAGGGCGCCAAGGCGGTCATCTGCGCCTCCACCGGCAACACCTCCGCCTCGGCCGCCGCCTACGCGGTGCGCGCCGGCATGGTGTCCGCCGTGCTCGTGCCGCAGGGCAAGATCGCGCTCGGCAAGATGGGCCAGGCCCTCGTGCACGGAGCGAAGATCCTCCAGGTCGACGGCAACTTCGACGACTGCCTCACGCTCGCGCGCGACCTCAGCGACAACTACCCGGTCTCGCTGGTGAATTCGGTGAACCCGGTGCGGATCGAGGGGCAGAAGACGGCCGCCTTCGAGATCGTGGACATGCTGGGTGACGCTCCCGACATCCACGTCCTGCCGGTGGGCAACGCGGGCAACATCACGGCCTACTGGAAGGGGTACAAGGAGTACGCCGCCGACGGCCCGTCCACCCGCACCCCCCGCATGTGGGGCTTCCAGGCGTCCGGCTCCGCGCCCATCGTGCGCGGCGAGGTCGTCAAGGACCCCTCGACCATCGCCACCGCCATCCGCATCGGCAACCCGGCCTCCTGGCAGTACGCCCTCGACGCGCGCGACGAGTCGGGCGGCTTCATCGACGAGGTGACGGACCGTGAGATCCTGCGCGCCTACCGGCTGTTGGCCGCGCAGGAGGGTGTCTTCGTGGAGCCCGCGTCCGCCGCGTCGGTCGCCGGTCTGCTGAAGGCGGCCGAGCAGGGCAAGGTCGACCCGGGCCAGCGGATCGTCTGCACAGTCACCGGCAACGGCCTGAAGGACCCCGACTGGGCCGTCGCCGGCGCCCCGCAGCCGGTCACCGTCCCGGTCGACGCGGCCACGGCGGCCGAGCGGCTCGGCCTGGCGTAGGCGCCGCCGGACGGGTGTGGGGCGTCACCGCCGGAGCAGCGGCGCCCCACTCCGTCGCAGGGTTTCGCGTGGCGCTTCAGGAAGCGCCCACCTGGGGAAGTTCCTGGGTAGGGGGTGCACAGGGGGCATACGACACGCATCGTGCGCCTCCCGTGCGCCCTATGTCGCCACAGAACCTGTCTTCGATAGGCTGTACTGAACCCGCCCGCCGCATATGCCTCCGCAGGGGCGCGGTGCCGCGCCGTCTCCGCGGCCCGGACGCGGCCCCTGGGTTCTCGTACGGCATCGAAGTGTCTTCGACAATCACGCAGCTCAAGGAGAGTCATCGAGCGATGGCCGGTCCAGCGTTCCGCGCCGCCGCCGTCCGGGTGCGCGTCCCCGCCACCAGCGCCAATCTCGGCCCGGGCTTCGACGCCCTCGGCCTGTCGCTGGGGCTCTACGACGACGTCGTCGTCCGGGTGGCCGACTCCGGGCTGCACATCGACATCGCGGGCGAGGGCAGCGAGACACTGCCCCGCGACGAGAAGCACCTGCTCGTACGGTCCCTGCGCACCGCCTTCGACCTGCTGGGCGGCCAGCCGCGCGGCCTCGAGATCGTCTGCGCCAACCGCATCCCGCACGGCCGCGGCCTCGGCTCCTCCTCCGCCGCCATCTGCGCCGGCATCGTCGCCGCCCGGGCGGTGACCATAGGCGGCGAGACCAGGCTCGACGACGACGCCCTGCTGGAGCTCGCCACCGAGATCGAGGGCCACCCCGACAACGTCGCCGCCTGTCTGCTCGGCGGGTTCACCCTCTCCTGGATGGAGGCCGGCGCCGCCCGCGCCATCAGGATGGATCCCGCCGATTCCATCGTTCCGGTGGTTTTCGTCCCCGGGAAGCCGGTCCTCACCGAGACCGCGCGCGGACTGCTCCCGCGCACCGTCCCGCACGTCGACGCCGCCGCAAACGCGGGCCGTGCCGCCCTGCTCGTCGAGGCCCTGACCCGGCGCCCCGAGCTGCTGCTGCCCGCCACCGAGGACCGCCTCCACCAGGAGTACCGCGCGCCCGCCATGCCGGAGAGCGCCGCGCTGGTGGAGCGGCTGCGGGCCGACGGGGTGCCCGCGGTGATCTCGGGCGCCGGCCCGACCGTGCTCGCGCTGGCCGACGAGGCCAGTGCCGACAAGGTCGCCCATCTGGCAGGCGAGGGGTGGGCCGCGAACCGGCTCGACCTCGACGCTCAAGGCGCGTGCGTACTGCCGCTCGCGCCGTCCGGTGACATCTGAACCGTGCGGTTGCCGGATTTCGAGAGGGGGAATGTTTGTTGGATCCGGTAGTGTTAACCTCAAGTCTGCACCCGACCCCACCATGGCGAGGTGCTTCGTGTCCCCGTCCGGGACAGACATTCTTCCGGGAGCCTCCCAAGTCGCACTGTGTTCCGTACGACGTATGCGGGCAGTACCTCGTACACGAGCGCTGAGCGACTCGCCGGGCACGCTCCGGAACCGGCGCGACCGAGCCGCGTGACACCGACATCCAGTGCCACGGCTCAGGGAACCGCCATCTCCAGATATTCCTCCGCCGCCTTTGGCGGACCACCGCCCCGGCCCGGTCCACACACCAAGGACCTAGGCCGGACAGCACAACCGGTCGCCGAGCCAGACAGGCCGACGTCCGCTCCAGGGAAGGACCCTTCGTGAGCGACACCACCGATCTGATGGGCGCACGTGTCGAGGAGACCGCTGCCGCGCCCGCCACGGACGCCTCCGCGCCTGCCAGCGGTGCCGGCTCCCGGCGGCGCCGCGGTACCGGCCTCGAGGGCATGGTGCTGGCCGAGCTGCAGCAGGTCGCCTCCGGCCTCGGCATCAGGGGCACCGCGCGGATGCGCAAGAGCCAGCTGATCGAGGTCATCAAGGAGGCGCAGGCTGGGGGTACCCCCTCTGGGGGAGGAGGTGCCGCGGCTCCGAAGGCCGACGCCGCCACCGAGACCAAGCCCAAGCGCCGTGCCACGTCCAAGGCGCGCACCGGCGAGGACGCCGACAAGAAGGCGAAGGCGGAGGCCCCCGCCGAACAGGCGGCGGCCCAGCAGCAGATCGAGATCCCCGGCCAGCCGGCCGGCGGCCCCTCCCGCGGCAACGCGGAGCGCGGCGCCGACGGTGAGCGCGGGGGAGACGACGCGCCGGGCGAGCGCCGCCGCCGTCGCGCGACCGCCGAGGCCGGAGCGCCCGAGACGGTCGCCGCCGAGGCGAAGAACGAGCCGAAGGCCGAGACGCCCGCGCAGTCGCAGGGCCAGCAGGGCAACGACGCCAAGGGCGACGCCGGTGAGGGCGGCGAGGGCCGCCGCCGTGACCGCCGTGACCGCGACCGTGGCCGTGACCGTGACCGCGGGGACCGCCGCAAGGGCGACGACCAGCAGGGCGGCGGCCGTCAGGACCGTCAGCAGGGCCAGCAGCAGGGCGGCGGCCGTCAGGACCGCCAGCGTGACAACGGCCCGCAGGACGACGACGACTTCGAGGGCGGCCGGCGTGGCCGTCGCGGCCGCTACCGCGACCGCCGTGGGCGTCGTGGCCGCGACGACGTGCAGGAGCCGCAGATCGCCGAGGACGACGTCCTGATCCCCGTCGCGGGCATCCTCGACATCCTCGACAACTACGCGTTCATCCGCACCTCCGGCTACCTGCCGGGCCCGAACGACGTGTACGTCTCTCTCGCCCAGGTCCGCAAGAACGGCCTGCGCAAGGGCGACCACATCACCGGTGCCGTCCGTCAGCCCAAGGAGGGCGAGCGCCGCGAGAAGTTCAACGCGCTGGTCCGCCTCGACTCCGTCAACGGCATGGCGCCCGAACACGGCCGCGGCCGCCCGGAGTTCAACAAGCTGACCCCGCTGTACCCGCAGGACCGGCTCCGTCTGGAGACCGACCCGGGCGTGCTGACCACGCGGATCATCGACCTCGTGTCGCCGATCGGCAAGGGCCAGCGCGGTCTGATCGTGGCCCCGCCGAAGACCGGCAAGACCATGATCATGCAGGCGATCGCCAACGCGATCACCCACAACAACCCCGAGTGCCACCTGATGGTCGTCCTCGTCGACGAGCGTCCGGAAGAGGTCACCGACATGCAGCGGTCGGTGAAGGGCGAGGTCATCTCCTCGACCTTCGACCGCCCCGCCGAGGACCACACCACGGTCGCCGAGCTCGCCATCGAGCGCGCCAAGCGCCTGGTGGAGCTGGGTCACGACGTCGTCGTGCTGCTCGACTCGATCACGCGTCTGGGCCGTGCGTACAACCTCGCCGCCCCGGCCTCCGGCCGCATCCTGTCCGGTGGTGTCGACTCGACCGCCCTGTACCCGCCGAAGCGCTTCTTCGGCGCGGCCCGCAACATCGAGGACGGCGGTTCGCTGACCATCCTCGCCACCGCGCTGGTGGACACCGGGTCCCGCATGGACGAGGTGATCTTCGAGGAGTTCAAGGGCACCGGCAACATGGAGCTCAAGCTCGACCGGAAGCTCGCCGACAAGCGCATCTTCCCCGCGGTGGACGTCGACGCGTCCGGCACCCGTAAGGAAGAGATCCTGCTCGGCAACGAGGAGCTGGCGGTCGTCTGGAAGCTGCGCCGCGTCCTGCACGCACTGGACCAGCAGCAGGCCATCGAGCTGCTCCTCGACAAGATGAAGCAGACCAAGTCGAACGTCGAGTTCCTGATGCAGATCCAGAAGACGACGCCGACCCCCGGCAACGGCGACTGAGCCGTACGCGTCTCACAAGGCCGCCCCACGTCACGCGAGTGACGTGGGGCGGCCTTGTGGCGCTGAAAGGGACGGGTGCCACAGGCGCCCCTTCCTACTCTTGTGTCCTGGGGGGACCTTCTTGACCACCACCCAATCCGGCAGCGGTCGTCACAGACGCCGGATCCGCTTCGGGCTGCCCGTCGCCGCCGCCGGTGTCGCCGCGGCCGTCGCCGCCGCGCTGCTCACGTCCACCGCGGGAGCCGCCACGGCCGCGCCGCAGCCCACCGTGAAGCCCGCCACGGCCTCGGTGCCGTCGGCCGAGCTGGAGCGCCGTGTGACCGGCGCGCTCGCCGGCGACGACAAAGCGGGCGAGCCGGCGAAGAAGTCGTCGTACGCCGCGCGCACCGACGACTCCACCGTGAACCCCATGGTGATCGGCGGCACCACGACCAGCATCACCACGGCGCCCTGGATGGCGCAGCTCTGGTACTACGACGACCGGGGCACCGCCACCGACTCCGACGACCTGGGCTTCTTCTGCGGCGGTGCCGTCGTCGCGCCGACGAAGATCCTCACCGCCGCGCACTGCGTCAAGGGCTACGACTGGTACAACTACGGCGCCATCGTCACCGGCACCAACCAGCTGCCCACCTCCGACGGCTCCGGCGGCAGCGACCTGCACGGCGGCACCGTCTCGCTGCCGTACCGGCAGTGGTACCACCCGTCGTACAGCGCGACGAAGATCGACAACGACATCGCCGTCATCACGCTGGGCAGCAAGGTCAAGGCGACGCCGATCCGCATGACGACGTCCGGCGACACCGCCTCGTACGCCTCCGGCACCAGCGCCAAGGTCTACGGCTGGGGCCGCACCAGCTCCACCAGCGAGGACATCTCGCAGTCGCTGCAGTCGGCCACGCTGCCCGTGCAGTCCGACAGCACCTGCGCCCGCTACTTCGGCGCGGACTTCGTCAAGGGCCACATGGTGTGCGCGGGCAACCCGGCCACCGGCAGCGACACCGGCACCGTCTCCGCCTGCAACGGCGACTCCGGCGGGCCGCTCGTGGTGAAGGGCCGTATCGTCGGCGTCGTCTCCTGGGGCGTGGAGAACTGCGTCGCCAAGGGCGCCTACAGCGTCTTCTCGAAGGTCAGCACCTACGTCGGCGCCGCCTACCCGCGGGTCGAGGACACCAACATCAGCGGTGACCACAAGGCCGACCTGTGGGTGCGCAAGTCCTCCACGAAGACCGGCTACTCCAAGGATTCCAAGGGGAGCTCGTTCGCGGCCCGCGAGTCCTGGGGCAACTGGAACGGCGTGAACGTCGTCCTGCAGACCGACCTCGACCGCGACGGCTACCAGGACCTGGTGTACCGCCGCAGCAGCGACGGCGACGTCTTCTGGACGCACTACGTGGAGTCCAGCCAGAGCTGGTCCACCAAGAAGATCGCGGACAACTGGAAGAGCCGTACCCGGATCGTCACCCCCGGTGACGTCACCGGGGACTACCTGCCCGACCTGATCTCGGTCGACTCGGGCGGCACGCTGTACGTCTACCCGGGCAAGGGGAACGGCACCTTCGGCTCCCGCTTCTCCGTCCGCACCGGCTGGAACCAGTACAACTCCGTGCGCGGCCACGGCGACTTCACCGGCGACGGCAAGGCCGACCTGATCGTCCGGCAGGCCAGTACGGGCGACATCTACCTGTACAAGGGCACCGGCAAGACCGGCTCCGAGGCGTTCTCGTCCCGGATCAAGGTCCGCAGCCACTGGACGTACAACGCCTTCGACGCCGTCGGTGACGTCACCGGCGACGGCAAGGCCGACTTCCTGGCCCGCACCTCCGCCGGCACGCTCTACCTGTACAAGGGCACCGGCAAGGCCACGAGCGAGATCTTCGCCACAAGGATCTCCGTCGCGACCGACTTCAAGCAGTACGACATCTTCGGCTGACGTCCCAGGTGGGAGCGGGTTCCGCCCGCCTCACCCGCAGTGCCCCGTGCCCACCGTCGCTCCGGCGGTGGGCACCGTCGTCTGTGCAACCCTCGTCCGGGTTTCCCCGCCTGACCGGACGGGGTGACGATAGTGCGGTAAGGGTGCATATGTACCAGCCCCATCCCTGACCGCAAGGGGGAGACGACCGGACGAGCAACCGAGGAGCGCAGTGTCAGCCGAGAGCACGCCGGAGCCCGGCATACCGGGCGGACCCGGCTCCCAGACGCCCCGCCCGCGCGGCAAGGGACGCCGCCGCAAGCCCCGTCAGAGACGCAAGGGGCTGCTGATCGCGGCCTGGACGGCCGCGGGCATCGTGGTCCTGGGCGGCACCGGCGCCGGATACCTGTACTTCAAGCTCAACGGCAACCTGCAGAGCGTCGACATCGACCAGGCCCTCGGCACCGACCGGCCGGAGAAGACCGGCAACGGCTCCGAGAACATCCTCGTCCTCGGCTCCGACTCCCGCTCGGGCGGCAACAAGAAGCTCGGCGGCGGCGCCGACGACGGCAGCGCCCGCTCGGACACCGCGATGATCCTGCACGTCTACAAGGGCCACAAGAAGGCCAGTGTGGTCTCCGTGCCCCGCGACACGATCATCGACCGGCCCCGCTGCACCGACACCGACGGCAC encodes:
- a CDS encoding homoserine dehydrogenase; protein product: MRTRPLKVALLGCGVVGSEVARIMTTHADDLAARIGAPVELAGVAVRRPAKVREGIDPALVTTDATALVKRGDIDVVVEVIGGIEPARTLITTAFEHGASVVSANKALLAQDGAALHAAAEKHGKDLYYEAAVAGAIPLIRPLRESLAGDKVNRVLGIVNGTTNFILDKMDSTGAGYQEALDEATALGYAEADPTADVEGFDAAAKAAILAGIAFHTRVRLDDVYREGMTEVTAADFASAKEMGCTIKLLAICERAADGGSVTARVHPAMIPLTHPLASVRGAYNAVFVESDASGQLMFYGPGAGGSPTASAVLGDLVAVCRNRLNGATGPGESAYAALPVSGMGEVVTRYHISLDVADKPGVLAQVATVFAEHGVSIDTVRQQGKDGEASLVVVTHRASDAALVGTVEALRKLDTVRGVASIMRVEGE
- the thrC gene encoding threonine synthase, encoding MTHQWRGIIEEYRDRLPVSDTTPVVTLREGGTPLVPAQVLSERTGCEVHLKVEGANPTGSFKDRGMTMAITRAKEEGAKAVICASTGNTSASAAAYAVRAGMVSAVLVPQGKIALGKMGQALVHGAKILQVDGNFDDCLTLARDLSDNYPVSLVNSVNPVRIEGQKTAAFEIVDMLGDAPDIHVLPVGNAGNITAYWKGYKEYAADGPSTRTPRMWGFQASGSAPIVRGEVVKDPSTIATAIRIGNPASWQYALDARDESGGFIDEVTDREILRAYRLLAAQEGVFVEPASAASVAGLLKAAEQGKVDPGQRIVCTVTGNGLKDPDWAVAGAPQPVTVPVDAATAAERLGLA
- the lysA gene encoding diaminopimelate decarboxylase, translated to MSRSAHPAGPRHADVLPEGHYSGPPTDLNALDPKVWARTVARGDDGVVTVGGVDVQTLAEQHGTPAYVLDEADFRARARAWREAFGQDADVFYAGKAFLSRAVVRWLHEEGLNLDVCSGGELATALSAGMPAERIAFHGNNKSTGEIRRAVEAGVGRIVLDSFQEIVRVAHIAQELGRRQRVQIRITVGVEAHTHEFIATAHEDQKFGIPLAGGQAAEAVRRALQLDGLELIGIHSHIGSQIFDMSGFEVAAHRVVGLLKDIRDEHGVELPEVDLGGGLGIAYTSDDDPREPHEIAKALTEIVTRECESARLRTPRISVEPGRAIVGPTAFTLYEVGTVKPLDGLRTYVSVDGGMSDNIRTALYDAEYSVALVSRTSDAEPMLARVVGKHCESGDIVVKDAFLPADLAPGDLIAVPATGAYCRSMASNYNHVLRPPVVAVRDGASREIVRRETEEDLLRLDVG
- the rho gene encoding transcription termination factor Rho codes for the protein MSDTTDLMGARVEETAAAPATDASAPASGAGSRRRRGTGLEGMVLAELQQVASGLGIRGTARMRKSQLIEVIKEAQAGGTPSGGGGAAAPKADAATETKPKRRATSKARTGEDADKKAKAEAPAEQAAAQQQIEIPGQPAGGPSRGNAERGADGERGGDDAPGERRRRRATAEAGAPETVAAEAKNEPKAETPAQSQGQQGNDAKGDAGEGGEGRRRDRRDRDRGRDRDRGDRRKGDDQQGGGRQDRQQGQQQGGGRQDRQRDNGPQDDDDFEGGRRGRRGRYRDRRGRRGRDDVQEPQIAEDDVLIPVAGILDILDNYAFIRTSGYLPGPNDVYVSLAQVRKNGLRKGDHITGAVRQPKEGERREKFNALVRLDSVNGMAPEHGRGRPEFNKLTPLYPQDRLRLETDPGVLTTRIIDLVSPIGKGQRGLIVAPPKTGKTMIMQAIANAITHNNPECHLMVVLVDERPEEVTDMQRSVKGEVISSTFDRPAEDHTTVAELAIERAKRLVELGHDVVVLLDSITRLGRAYNLAAPASGRILSGGVDSTALYPPKRFFGAARNIEDGGSLTILATALVDTGSRMDEVIFEEFKGTGNMELKLDRKLADKRIFPAVDVDASGTRKEEILLGNEELAVVWKLRRVLHALDQQQAIELLLDKMKQTKSNVEFLMQIQKTTPTPGNGD
- the thrB gene encoding homoserine kinase, giving the protein MAGPAFRAAAVRVRVPATSANLGPGFDALGLSLGLYDDVVVRVADSGLHIDIAGEGSETLPRDEKHLLVRSLRTAFDLLGGQPRGLEIVCANRIPHGRGLGSSSAAICAGIVAARAVTIGGETRLDDDALLELATEIEGHPDNVAACLLGGFTLSWMEAGAARAIRMDPADSIVPVVFVPGKPVLTETARGLLPRTVPHVDAAANAGRAALLVEALTRRPELLLPATEDRLHQEYRAPAMPESAALVERLRADGVPAVISGAGPTVLALADEASADKVAHLAGEGWAANRLDLDAQGACVLPLAPSGDI
- a CDS encoding trypsin-like serine protease, with amino-acid sequence MTTTQSGSGRHRRRIRFGLPVAAAGVAAAVAAALLTSTAGAATAAPQPTVKPATASVPSAELERRVTGALAGDDKAGEPAKKSSYAARTDDSTVNPMVIGGTTTSITTAPWMAQLWYYDDRGTATDSDDLGFFCGGAVVAPTKILTAAHCVKGYDWYNYGAIVTGTNQLPTSDGSGGSDLHGGTVSLPYRQWYHPSYSATKIDNDIAVITLGSKVKATPIRMTTSGDTASYASGTSAKVYGWGRTSSTSEDISQSLQSATLPVQSDSTCARYFGADFVKGHMVCAGNPATGSDTGTVSACNGDSGGPLVVKGRIVGVVSWGVENCVAKGAYSVFSKVSTYVGAAYPRVEDTNISGDHKADLWVRKSSTKTGYSKDSKGSSFAARESWGNWNGVNVVLQTDLDRDGYQDLVYRRSSDGDVFWTHYVESSQSWSTKKIADNWKSRTRIVTPGDVTGDYLPDLISVDSGGTLYVYPGKGNGTFGSRFSVRTGWNQYNSVRGHGDFTGDGKADLIVRQASTGDIYLYKGTGKTGSEAFSSRIKVRSHWTYNAFDAVGDVTGDGKADFLARTSAGTLYLYKGTGKATSEIFATRISVATDFKQYDIFG